Proteins encoded together in one Streptomyces umbrinus window:
- a CDS encoding GntR family transcriptional regulator: protein MPGQVYKHHRVAHVLAEEIRAGVHADGSKLPGEHALRERFGVSRTTVRQALGVLGEQGLIETHAGIGSIVTFDGAPLDQQLGWTRALAAQGTELTTETLRFERIRDDALADELGLGSTEFIALDRVRRLVDGHGVSLEFSRVPAVGSLADLPERGLDDGSLSRTLAAVGRVPDSGEAHIAVAGLDTDEAAILHRSPGESFLRVSQVFWGADGDVVEKVTSLLDPSRFQLHVRTGRGAQL from the coding sequence ATGCCTGGACAGGTTTACAAGCATCATCGTGTCGCTCATGTGCTGGCGGAGGAGATCCGTGCGGGCGTGCATGCCGACGGCAGCAAGCTCCCCGGCGAACACGCACTGCGAGAGCGGTTCGGGGTGAGCCGGACGACGGTACGGCAGGCCCTCGGTGTGCTTGGCGAGCAAGGGCTCATCGAGACGCATGCCGGCATCGGGTCGATCGTCACCTTTGACGGCGCTCCCCTCGACCAACAGCTCGGCTGGACCCGTGCACTCGCCGCGCAGGGCACCGAACTGACGACCGAGACCCTACGTTTCGAGCGGATACGGGACGATGCTCTCGCCGACGAACTGGGCCTGGGGTCAACTGAGTTCATCGCCCTCGACCGTGTCCGTCGGCTGGTCGACGGACACGGCGTCTCGCTGGAGTTCAGCCGCGTGCCCGCTGTCGGGAGCCTCGCCGACCTGCCTGAGCGCGGACTGGACGACGGCTCCCTGAGCCGCACCCTCGCGGCGGTGGGCCGCGTCCCCGACTCCGGTGAGGCGCACATCGCCGTCGCCGGACTCGACACGGACGAGGCCGCGATCCTGCACCGCTCGCCCGGCGAGTCCTTCCTCCGCGTCTCCCAGGTGTTCTGGGGCGCGGACGGGGACGTCGTCGAAAAGGTCACCAGCCTGCTCGATCCGTCCCGGTTCCAACTGCACGTACGGACTGGCCGAGGAGCCCAGCTGTGA
- a CDS encoding purine-cytosine permease family protein, translating into MAASTKNDRVGTVETRGIEPVPDSERHGHASQMFWTWFAANISILGLPLGATLVAFRGLNIWQAVLVAVGGSVGSFALVGALSIAGKKGGAPALTLSRAVFGQRGNHGPTLVTWMSRVGWETITTTTAAYALLALLNTVFGVGRGTVLTLLCLLVFIACTLMISGLGHATIMWINKWATVVFGVLNLAVMGFLVATVDWSKVLDIPAGPVSGVIAGIGFIAAGTGIGWANAGADYARYLPRAIPGMRLVRASAFGAGIPLVLLISLGSLLTAGDPTLATSADPVAAINAMLPSWMAVPYLIAAFGGLLMSNHLSTYSAGLTMITLGIRVPRAWAVVLDVVLMFLGGIYFMLVADDFYGPFSTFLTLLAVPISAWIGVIAVDMLRGRHYDPAGLMDKGRGGRYWYTGGFHLPAVFAWLAAIAAGLLFTKAATGADDVWFAGPLADSWLGTNGLGWLIAIVTAGAAYTLLGRRPPVTADSATGSTTLEEATR; encoded by the coding sequence ATGGCTGCTTCAACGAAGAACGACCGCGTCGGCACCGTGGAGACCCGTGGGATCGAACCGGTCCCCGACAGCGAGCGGCACGGTCACGCGAGCCAGATGTTCTGGACGTGGTTCGCCGCCAACATCTCGATCCTGGGTCTGCCGCTCGGCGCGACCCTCGTCGCTTTCCGCGGCCTGAACATCTGGCAGGCCGTCCTCGTCGCGGTCGGCGGTTCGGTGGGCTCGTTCGCGCTGGTGGGAGCGTTGAGCATTGCGGGCAAGAAGGGCGGGGCCCCGGCCCTGACGTTGTCACGTGCGGTGTTCGGGCAGCGCGGCAACCACGGGCCGACCCTGGTGACCTGGATGAGCCGGGTCGGCTGGGAGACGATCACCACGACCACGGCGGCGTACGCGCTGCTCGCCCTGCTCAACACGGTCTTCGGGGTCGGCCGGGGCACCGTCCTCACACTGCTCTGCCTGCTGGTCTTCATCGCCTGCACGCTGATGATCAGCGGGCTCGGCCACGCCACCATCATGTGGATCAACAAGTGGGCGACAGTGGTCTTCGGAGTCCTGAACCTCGCTGTGATGGGCTTCCTCGTGGCGACCGTCGACTGGTCGAAAGTGCTCGACATCCCGGCCGGCCCGGTCAGCGGCGTCATCGCAGGCATCGGCTTCATAGCGGCCGGCACCGGCATCGGATGGGCCAACGCCGGTGCGGACTACGCCCGTTACCTGCCGAGGGCGATCCCGGGCATGCGGCTCGTGCGCGCCTCGGCGTTCGGGGCCGGTATTCCACTCGTGCTGCTGATCTCCCTGGGCTCACTCCTCACGGCCGGTGATCCGACGCTCGCCACCTCCGCCGATCCGGTCGCGGCGATCAACGCGATGCTGCCGTCCTGGATGGCGGTTCCGTATCTGATCGCGGCGTTCGGCGGACTGCTGATGTCCAATCACCTCTCCACCTACTCGGCCGGATTGACGATGATCACGCTCGGGATTCGTGTGCCGCGTGCCTGGGCGGTCGTTCTGGATGTCGTCCTGATGTTCCTCGGTGGCATCTACTTCATGCTCGTTGCGGACGACTTCTACGGTCCGTTCAGCACCTTCCTGACTCTGCTCGCCGTGCCCATCTCCGCCTGGATCGGTGTCATCGCCGTCGACATGCTCCGAGGCCGTCACTACGACCCCGCCGGTCTGATGGACAAGGGACGCGGCGGCCGCTACTGGTACACCGGCGGGTTCCATCTGCCCGCCGTCTTCGCGTGGCTGGCCGCGATCGCAGCCGGGCTGCTCTTCACCAAGGCCGCGACCGGCGCGGACGATGTGTGGTTCGCCGGGCCATTGGCCGATTCCTGGCTCGGTACGAACGGCCTGGGGTGGCTCATCGCGATCGTCACAGCCGGTGCGGCCTACACGCTGCTCGGACGGCGTCCACCCGTGACCGCCGACTCCGCCACCGGTTCCACCACGCTTGAGGAGGCCACTCGATGA
- a CDS encoding PfkB family carbohydrate kinase: MNNDYRVVLAGNVIVDLVIDVPTLPERGGDVIGTRTEMYAGGGFNTLTAARRLGAEAVYAGLHGTGPYGELVRAALAAEGIGLVLPERSDGDTGFCVALVDGGGERTFVTSFGVDARMTSDEAETIAASVRGGDLVQVSGYSLVMQVNGPLLSRTVASLAEDVRVCLDPAPLVADILAEVLDPVLARTDWLSCNAREAQLMTGIAEPREAAHVLRRRLRSGAGVVVRADKDGCWLAAPGSHDIVHVPGFPVDAVDSNGAGDAHVGAFLALLGRGASAYDAARGANAAAALAVTRRGPATGPTSDELAALLGEERSSALGLS; encoded by the coding sequence ATGAACAACGACTACCGCGTCGTCCTCGCGGGGAACGTCATCGTCGACCTGGTCATCGACGTGCCCACTCTGCCCGAGCGCGGTGGCGATGTCATCGGAACCCGCACCGAGATGTACGCGGGTGGAGGCTTCAATACACTCACCGCGGCCCGTCGGCTGGGCGCCGAAGCCGTGTACGCGGGGCTCCATGGCACCGGCCCCTATGGGGAGTTGGTGCGTGCCGCGCTCGCGGCGGAGGGTATCGGGTTGGTACTTCCGGAGCGCTCCGACGGCGACACCGGATTCTGCGTGGCTCTGGTCGACGGAGGAGGCGAGAGGACCTTCGTCACGAGCTTCGGGGTCGACGCACGCATGACATCCGACGAGGCGGAGACGATCGCCGCGTCCGTGCGCGGCGGCGACCTGGTGCAGGTGTCCGGCTACAGCCTGGTGATGCAGGTGAACGGCCCTCTGCTGTCCCGCACGGTCGCAAGCCTCGCGGAAGACGTACGAGTCTGCCTGGACCCCGCGCCGCTTGTGGCGGACATCCTGGCCGAGGTCCTGGACCCGGTCCTGGCCCGGACCGACTGGTTGAGCTGCAACGCACGGGAGGCCCAGCTCATGACGGGGATCGCCGAGCCGCGGGAAGCCGCGCACGTGCTGCGCCGGCGTCTCCGGAGCGGGGCCGGGGTCGTCGTACGGGCTGACAAGGACGGATGCTGGCTGGCGGCACCGGGCTCTCATGACATCGTGCACGTCCCCGGGTTTCCCGTGGACGCGGTCGACAGCAATGGGGCCGGCGACGCACATGTCGGCGCGTTCCTGGCACTGCTGGGACGCGGAGCATCCGCCTACGATGCGGCGCGCGGGGCCAACGCGGCGGCCGCTTTGGCGGTGACACGGCGGGGTCCTGCGACCGGGCCGACCTCGGACGAACTGGCTGCGCTGCTGGGCGAGGAGAGGTCGAGTGCGTTGGGATTGAGCTGA
- a CDS encoding ADP-ribosylglycohydrolase family protein, whose translation MTSTPDPALLDRALGAFYGLALGDALGMPTQVMSRADVVRVYGTLSGFEPARSDNPVSAGMPAGSVTDDTDQAVIVARLLVEGDGHVDPRRFAEELLSWEKEMKAKGSFDLLGPSTKAALDAVTRGVDLKEAGKHGTTNGAAMRVAPVGIAFDTGDTERFLGRVVESCQVTHDTTVGIAGASAVAAAVSTGIAGGSLDDVFEAAITVSAAGARRGHWTAGASISARIAWARELVAGLDTAVALDRIDALIGTSVASQESVPAAFAVLALTDGDPWRSALLAANLGGDSDTIAAIAGGIAGAVAGFSALPGEAVRTLQEVNDLELESLTRQLLTYRTR comes from the coding sequence GTGACCTCCACACCCGATCCCGCCCTGCTCGACCGCGCCCTCGGTGCCTTTTACGGGCTCGCGCTGGGCGACGCCCTCGGGATGCCGACACAGGTCATGTCCCGCGCCGATGTCGTGCGGGTCTACGGCACGCTGAGCGGCTTCGAGCCCGCGCGGTCCGACAACCCGGTGAGCGCCGGAATGCCGGCCGGATCCGTCACGGACGACACCGACCAGGCGGTGATCGTGGCTCGGCTCCTGGTCGAGGGCGACGGGCATGTCGATCCCAGGCGATTCGCCGAGGAACTCCTGTCCTGGGAGAAGGAGATGAAGGCCAAGGGGTCGTTCGACCTGCTCGGGCCGTCGACGAAAGCGGCGCTGGACGCGGTGACACGTGGCGTCGACCTCAAGGAGGCGGGCAAGCACGGCACGACGAACGGCGCAGCGATGCGGGTGGCGCCGGTCGGTATCGCGTTCGACACCGGCGACACGGAACGCTTCCTGGGCCGGGTCGTCGAGTCCTGCCAGGTCACGCATGACACGACCGTCGGGATCGCGGGAGCGTCGGCCGTCGCCGCGGCCGTCTCCACAGGCATTGCCGGTGGTTCACTCGACGATGTCTTCGAGGCCGCGATCACGGTGTCGGCGGCCGGCGCCCGGCGCGGGCACTGGACCGCGGGCGCCAGCATCTCGGCGCGTATCGCCTGGGCACGCGAACTGGTGGCCGGCCTGGACACAGCAGTGGCGCTCGACCGGATCGATGCCCTCATCGGCACCAGCGTCGCCAGCCAGGAGTCGGTCCCGGCCGCGTTCGCGGTACTGGCGCTCACCGACGGCGACCCGTGGCGCTCCGCACTGCTGGCCGCGAATCTCGGTGGTGACAGCGACACCATCGCTGCCATCGCGGGTGGGATCGCGGGGGCCGTGGCGGGGTTCAGTGCCCTGCCCGGCGAAGCCGTACGCACTCTGCAAGAGGTCAACGATCTCGAACTGGAATCTCTGACCCGGCAGTTGCTCACCTACCGCACGCGCTGA
- a CDS encoding ArsR/SmtB family transcription factor, producing the protein MARAATTSDVFNAIAEPQRREILVLLRAGERPVTEVAQELGMTQPGASKHLRVLREVGLVRDRKAGKQRLYGLDARGLRPVHEWTGGFERFWNESFDRLDEYVQDLKQATQEE; encoded by the coding sequence ATGGCACGAGCAGCGACGACGTCGGACGTCTTCAACGCGATCGCCGAGCCGCAGCGCCGGGAGATCCTGGTACTGCTGCGGGCGGGTGAGCGGCCGGTGACCGAGGTGGCCCAGGAGCTGGGGATGACCCAGCCGGGGGCGTCCAAACACCTGCGGGTGCTCCGGGAGGTCGGGCTGGTGCGGGACCGCAAGGCAGGCAAGCAGCGCCTGTATGGCCTGGACGCCCGCGGGCTGCGACCGGTCCACGAGTGGACCGGAGGGTTCGAGCGGTTCTGGAACGAGAGCTTCGACCGGCTGGACGAGTACGTGCAGGACCTCAAGCAGGCAACGCAGGAGGAGTGA